From bacterium, one genomic window encodes:
- a CDS encoding helix-turn-helix domain-containing protein, whose protein sequence is MSKIGAYLKARREERGMTLRQVEELSGVSNAYLCLIESGKRKDPHPRILKSLAAAYGEDLEELMKIAGYLDATVQEQDRFDVEELFQQAMKDQTVNVGHRFRGDLSFEAKRVIANLYRELKQKGKGKSGG, encoded by the coding sequence GTGAGCAAAATTGGAGCCTATTTGAAGGCGAGGAGAGAGGAGCGTGGAATGACGCTCCGCCAGGTCGAGGAGCTGTCAGGCGTCTCTAATGCCTATCTTTGCTTGATCGAAAGCGGAAAACGGAAAGACCCACATCCACGGATACTTAAGAGCCTTGCAGCGGCATACGGAGAGGATCTGGAAGAGTTGATGAAGATCGCTGGATATCTTGACGCAACCGTGCAGGAGCAAGACAGATTCGATGTCGAAGAGTTATTTCAGCAAGCGATGAAGGACCAGACTGTAAATGTTGGTCACAGATTCAGAGGTGATCTAAGTTTTGAAGCCAAGAGAGTAATAGCGAATCTTTACCGCGAGCTGAAGCAGAAGGGGAAGGGGAAGAGCGGGGGTTAG
- a CDS encoding helix-turn-helix transcriptional regulator produces MNRTKLRLDTIVDLLTRKNLSQNWLAKRLNISSGYMSQLLTGQRTPSPSLRARILEHFPETTFDDLFEIMK; encoded by the coding sequence ATGAACCGTACAAAGCTCCGACTCGACACGATTGTTGATCTCCTGACACGAAAGAACCTTTCGCAGAATTGGCTGGCAAAGAGACTTAACATATCCAGCGGCTACATGTCGCAACTACTGACCGGACAGAGAACTCCATCGCCAAGTCTGCGTGCCCGAATTCTCGAGCACTTTCCCGAGACCACGTTTGACGATCTGTTCGAGATCATGAAGTGA
- a CDS encoding site-specific integrase, producing MRESRNVLDRLKEPGGFSDDSINSISGALLKYDQYSNSEDYGLMSPAKAVAFKKWLSEQQVRGRPISLTSNYHTLRHVRGFVKWLTGEPGFKIQNLRDSIDYLNLDQNQIREATAPKYAESPSLEHTKQLVASIDQSGEIGKRDAALIAYLLLTGMRDLAVASFPIVCFDRTTLLIKQDPAKGVKTKRRKTIYSQLLQFDESLVRVVLNWYDYLVNEKQFKPTDPLFPQTDIRQSVGGYSFESRGVKPEFWQTASPIRKIILDRSREANLPYFKPHLFRRAAIRLATPFAKNAEQIRALSQNFGHDNIGTTLMTYGMLDTHQVIEIVGKMDFGAVPKGKVDKAQIASMIAYLQSLNDE from the coding sequence ATGAGAGAATCAAGAAATGTACTTGATCGGTTGAAAGAGCCTGGCGGCTTTTCGGACGACTCTATCAATTCGATCTCGGGAGCGCTTCTCAAATATGACCAATATTCCAATTCTGAAGATTATGGGCTGATGTCGCCTGCGAAAGCAGTGGCGTTCAAGAAGTGGCTTTCAGAGCAACAGGTCAGAGGCAGACCAATTTCCCTGACGAGCAACTATCACACCTTGAGGCACGTCCGAGGCTTCGTCAAATGGCTTACCGGCGAACCGGGATTCAAGATACAAAACTTGAGAGATTCGATTGACTATCTGAACCTCGATCAAAATCAGATCCGGGAAGCGACCGCTCCTAAATATGCCGAATCCCCGTCACTCGAACATACGAAGCAGCTTGTGGCATCCATCGATCAATCAGGCGAAATCGGAAAGCGCGATGCTGCGCTCATCGCGTACCTCTTGCTGACCGGAATGCGAGACTTAGCAGTGGCGTCATTCCCTATCGTTTGTTTTGACCGGACCACGCTATTGATCAAGCAGGACCCTGCAAAGGGCGTCAAAACCAAACGAAGAAAGACCATTTACTCGCAACTTCTCCAATTCGATGAATCTCTCGTAAGAGTTGTTCTCAATTGGTACGATTACCTTGTGAATGAAAAGCAATTCAAACCAACAGATCCCCTTTTTCCCCAAACCGACATTCGGCAATCTGTAGGCGGGTACTCCTTTGAATCACGTGGGGTGAAGCCGGAATTTTGGCAAACAGCTTCGCCCATTCGGAAGATTATACTTGATCGCTCACGAGAAGCGAATTTGCCGTATTTCAAACCGCATTTGTTCCGCCGTGCTGCAATCCGCCTTGCCACCCCCTTTGCGAAAAACGCCGAGCAGATAAGAGCCTTGAGCCAGAACTTCGGCCACGATAACATTGGCACAACGCTTATGACTTACGGTATGCTTGATACCCACCAAGTCATCGAAATCGTAGGAAAGATGGATTTTGGTGCGGTTCCAAAGGGAAAAGTCGATAAGGCGCAGATTGCCTCGATGATAGCCTACCTTCAAAGTCTGAATGATGAATGA
- a CDS encoding N-6 DNA methylase, whose amino-acid sequence MKKGRIDAYYGNVIIEFENSLKSTEAIAKEQLREYASGVWSKEGQPFRALLCVATDGIEWKAFLPRHKQDQKRAPRPDEIVLEPFYEVTLTPDKLREFWIWLTSLLFRTEATNPTAERFSIDFGAMSPAYIDALESLRRAWTEIGKSPEPKLAFETWRNYLAVTYGSVGNESEELTTLFLKHTYLASVARFLVWAALSSGKSSGKFGDIANEILSGEYFRTKGIENLVEDDFFQWVRHHKSQDIMGPIWERIIAQMRTYDLSRIGQDVLKGIYQELVDPKDRHDLGEYYTPDWLCDRIIAELLPSKGFASVLDPSCGSGSFLHAAITHQLESNPASSNPESLKAILNNVVGIDIHPLAVTIAKTTYLLAILPLLKSAKRPVQVPVYLADSLFLPGDVKQYELGRKPGFEVKFGGQSVIIPSELITNAELFDPAINACAKVALDHAKSEKESRKSLARYLEKAVPGLVELNDSEEAITALWDFTETLSRLITKKQNSIWAFIVRNGYRPAMLREKFKYIVGNPPWLSYRYIADPNYQAEIKFRAVDQYAIAPTSQKLFTQMELATVFLAHSLTTFGELGARLGFVMPRSVLSADQHETLRGRKYRAPFLIDGYWDLKEVAPVFSVPTCVLFATKTKEQPAGTMSYTIPATEWSGHLQHRDVGWAQAKTDLKKRETNASLIYIGKRNALSTSSGSTEPSLPSEYLSRFNQGATIVPRSFYFVRIQGLTSRIDPDKLYSAETDPEQAKLAKKPYDDVVLKGQVEGRFIFLTSISKHVLPFVMLNPAPVVLPLSVTHGKPLLVSVETMRKQGFREFAKWMGKAEEIWATKRGDKAGNQSIYERLDYNRGLTSQIPNALYIVLYNAAGTDVCATRVDTSTMTTQFVNDHTLYRADFQSEEEADFLTGILNSNPVNELIKPFQSMGLQGERHVHKKVLELPIPLYKSIDKLHVRLAELSKEAHRSAAAFVVTATLQKSLARQRAAMRNHLKGTMDEIDVIVEKILGR is encoded by the coding sequence GTGAAAAAGGGTAGGATTGATGCTTATTACGGCAATGTCATTATCGAGTTCGAGAATTCGCTAAAGTCGACTGAAGCCATCGCCAAAGAGCAGCTACGAGAATACGCATCAGGCGTCTGGTCAAAAGAGGGACAGCCCTTTCGAGCGTTACTTTGTGTCGCTACCGATGGTATCGAGTGGAAGGCCTTCCTACCTCGGCATAAGCAGGATCAAAAGCGAGCTCCCAGACCAGACGAAATAGTACTTGAGCCATTTTACGAGGTGACTCTTACTCCAGACAAACTCCGAGAATTTTGGATATGGTTGACCAGCCTCTTGTTCAGAACCGAAGCCACAAACCCGACTGCGGAACGATTCAGCATTGATTTCGGAGCGATGAGCCCCGCGTACATAGACGCGTTGGAATCGTTGCGCCGGGCTTGGACAGAAATTGGCAAATCGCCGGAGCCAAAATTGGCTTTTGAGACTTGGCGCAATTATCTGGCAGTCACCTATGGTAGCGTCGGGAATGAGTCGGAGGAACTTACGACTCTCTTCTTGAAGCATACTTATCTGGCCAGTGTTGCTCGTTTTCTCGTTTGGGCTGCATTGTCGTCTGGCAAGTCGAGCGGCAAATTTGGTGACATCGCCAACGAGATTCTCTCTGGAGAGTACTTTCGCACAAAGGGAATTGAGAACCTGGTCGAAGATGACTTCTTCCAATGGGTGAGACATCACAAATCCCAGGATATTATGGGACCCATTTGGGAGAGAATAATTGCACAAATGCGTACTTATGACTTGAGTAGAATTGGACAGGACGTTCTCAAGGGTATTTACCAGGAGCTGGTTGATCCCAAAGATCGACATGATCTGGGAGAATATTACACGCCCGATTGGCTTTGCGACCGAATCATAGCAGAGCTTCTTCCAAGCAAAGGGTTCGCGAGTGTCTTAGATCCATCGTGCGGCTCCGGTAGTTTTCTTCATGCAGCCATTACACATCAACTCGAATCAAATCCGGCGAGTAGTAATCCGGAGAGCTTGAAGGCGATACTCAACAACGTGGTAGGGATCGACATCCACCCGCTTGCTGTCACTATTGCCAAGACAACTTACTTACTTGCAATTCTGCCGCTCTTGAAGTCTGCAAAGCGACCGGTACAAGTACCTGTGTATTTGGCAGACTCGCTATTCTTACCAGGGGATGTCAAACAGTACGAGTTGGGCCGCAAGCCTGGGTTTGAAGTCAAGTTTGGCGGGCAATCAGTGATTATCCCAAGTGAACTCATTACCAATGCAGAGTTGTTTGACCCCGCAATCAATGCGTGTGCGAAGGTTGCCTTGGACCATGCAAAAAGCGAAAAGGAGAGTCGCAAAAGTCTTGCGCGATACTTGGAAAAGGCAGTTCCCGGATTAGTGGAGCTAAATGACTCCGAGGAAGCAATCACCGCCCTTTGGGATTTTACGGAGACACTTAGTCGACTAATCACAAAAAAGCAAAACTCGATTTGGGCATTTATAGTACGCAATGGCTATCGACCAGCAATGCTGCGGGAGAAATTCAAGTATATTGTTGGAAATCCGCCGTGGCTGTCCTACCGCTACATTGCCGACCCAAATTATCAAGCCGAAATCAAATTTCGGGCAGTCGATCAGTATGCTATCGCACCCACGTCTCAAAAACTGTTCACGCAAATGGAATTGGCCACGGTCTTTCTCGCTCACTCCCTAACAACCTTTGGCGAGCTTGGTGCGCGTCTCGGGTTCGTTATGCCCCGTAGTGTTCTTTCTGCAGATCAGCACGAGACGCTGCGAGGACGCAAATATCGTGCTCCCTTCTTGATTGATGGGTATTGGGATCTCAAAGAGGTAGCACCTGTGTTCAGCGTTCCGACCTGTGTTCTCTTTGCAACGAAGACAAAGGAACAGCCTGCTGGGACTATGAGCTACACTATTCCAGCGACAGAATGGTCAGGTCATTTGCAACATCGCGATGTTGGTTGGGCACAGGCGAAAACTGACTTGAAAAAGCGCGAAACTAATGCGTCCCTGATTTACATCGGGAAACGCAATGCCCTATCTACGTCATCTGGTTCAACCGAGCCGAGCTTGCCCAGCGAGTATCTTAGTCGCTTTAATCAGGGTGCCACCATTGTCCCGCGTAGTTTCTATTTTGTTCGAATTCAAGGTTTGACGAGTCGAATTGACCCAGACAAGCTCTATTCGGCGGAAACTGACCCGGAACAGGCGAAGCTGGCAAAGAAGCCGTACGATGATGTAGTTCTCAAAGGTCAAGTCGAGGGGCGATTCATTTTTTTGACCTCGATTTCTAAACATGTCCTACCGTTCGTGATGCTGAATCCGGCGCCTGTCGTACTCCCGTTGTCGGTCACTCATGGCAAACCACTGTTGGTAAGCGTCGAGACAATGCGCAAACAGGGGTTTCGCGAATTCGCAAAGTGGATGGGGAAAGCCGAAGAAATCTGGGCAACAAAGCGTGGTGACAAAGCCGGGAATCAGAGCATCTATGAGAGACTCGATTACAATCGGGGGTTGACTTCTCAAATCCCAAACGCCCTCTACATCGTGTTATATAATGCTGCCGGAACTGATGTCTGCGCTACTCGGGTTGACACTTCTACAATGACGACCCAGTTTGTTAACGACCATACGCTCTATCGGGCTGACTTTCAATCCGAAGAGGAGGCGGACTTCCTGACCGGAATACTGAACTCCAATCCAGTAAACGAATTGATAAAGCCATTCCAATCGATGGGTCTTCAAGGGGAACGTCACGTACACAAGAAGGTTCTCGAACTTCCCATCCCACTTTACAAATCGATTGATAAGCTTCATGTACGACTCGCTGAACTTTCAAAAGAAGCTCACCGGTCTGCTGCTGCCTTTGTCGTCACGGCAACGCTTCAAAAGTCCCTCGCTCGTCAAAGGGCCGCTATGCGCAACCATTTGAAGGGCACTATGGATGAGATCGACGTCATAGTCGAGAAGATTCTCGGTCGATGA